Sequence from the Bremerella volcania genome:
AGACGAGCCATTCGTGGCGTCCAGTTGTTATCCAGTTGCTGCACCATGGGATTCAAGAAGTAAGAATCACCCGTTGGCGGCCTGGGTACCTTGTTGGCGCCATCGTACGAAATGCGATAGATGCGTCCGCTCGTACGATGCACGCCGGTGTGATCGTGGCATTCGCCGGTGTCGCTCCAGTCAATCATGTAGACGCTACCGTCTGGCCCGGTACTCAGTTCCATTCCGCGAAAGAAAGGATCACCGCTGATCAGGATGTCCTTGCCATGTTTGCCGACGTAACCGCTCCCTTCGCGCTCCAGGATTTCCTGATTCACCCGCATGCCGTGCATGTTGACCGTAAACAGGTTGCCTCGATACGCCTCCGGCCAATTCGTCCCCTGGTAAATCATCATCCCGACGTGGGCATGGCCACCACCGAACTCATTTGCGGCTCCGGCCCGCGAATCTTGCCATTTTCCGGTCGTGTCGAAATGCCAATGATCGGCGTGGTGATCGATCAGTTCGTAGACGTGCGGGTTCTTATCGAGCGTGAAGGCCTGCTTGAAGTGGGCCCCTGGAATCGTATGCCACAGGTGACCGTTGACCGTGTTGATGAAGAACATCTCGCCATGCTCGTCCCAGTCGTGCCCCCATGGATTGGTTGTGCCGCAGGTCAGTACTTCCACATGCTTGGTTTGAGGATGGTATCGCCAGATGCCGCCGTCCATCGGCTGTCGAAGTTCGTCAGGCGTCCCAGGCACGCCAATCAGCCCCGGACACGAGTGACCACAGCGGCCGTACAGCCAACCGTCAGGACCGAATCGCAAACCGTTGGCGAAGTTGTGATAGTTATCCTTGGCCACCGTGAAACCATCGAGCACTACCTTGGCACGACTATCCGGCTTGCCATCGTGATCGGCATCCGGAATGAACAGCACTTGCGGAGGGCACATCAGCCACACCCCGCCGAGCCCAACCTCGACGCTGGTAAGCATCTGCACGTCATCGACGAAGACGTTTCGCTTGTCCAATTTGCCATCGCGGTCAGTATCTTCGAAAAAGAGAACCCGATCACGCATGCTGCGATCGAACCGCATGCTGGGTTGATCGTAGGTGTAGTTCTCCGCCACCCACAGCCGACCTCGGGCATCCCAGGTCATGGCAATCGGGTTTTGCACGTCCGGCTCGGCGAAAACAACCTCAACGTTAAAACCATCAGGCACTTCAAAGCTGGCCGCCGCTTCTTTCGGCGGCATCGGTTGGGCGTCCTTATCCCGTTCCGAGTTATGAATCTCGGGAAAATCGGCCAGAACCGGAACGGAAAGGAACAGCAGGATGAGCAGGCTTCGCATAAAACAAGCTGGGGGGTACGGTGGATGCGATGAAGAAAAAGGAGGAATTGATCCAGGGAACCGGTCAAGTGAAATTCTACTTTACTCGAAGGAACTTAGGGGCTGCAAACTTGGGGGTAAATTCCCGCATCCGGGATTCCCTGAAAGCCATGAAGCTTCTCGTCAGCAGGACATATATTTGTTACCATCCGAGTTTCCCTGGAAACATCTCCGCCTGACTGAACGGCTGAAGAATACGCAATTGCGAACCATCACGAAAACTCACCAACGGAAGTCGGCATGACTATCGACGCTTACGCCTATCCACCGTGCGGCACCAACAAGAAGATCAAGTTCTATTGCCCGGACATGGTCGCCGATATCGAAAAGATCGAACGTATGCTGCAAGGCGAGCAGCGCGTGGCCTGTCTCGACTTCGTTCGCAAGATGCTGGAAAAGCACCCCGATCACTCGGTGCCGTTATTCTACAACGCCATCCTCAACCTTCAGCTTTCCGACGAACATAAGGCCGAAGAAGCGGTCAATCTATTCCTGGAAAAGCACCCCAACAATCCTGCAGCCCATGCGCTCAAGGCCACGCTGGAAGCCTCGTTGGGCAAAGGGGACGAAGCGATCGACGAGCTTCAAACGGCACTCGAAAAAACGGAAGAACGCCTGCACCCATCGCTCTACGATGCGTTCGGGGCGGTCGGCCAGATGCTGTTGATGACGGGTAAAGTGCTAGGGGCTCGCAGCCACTTCACGCTGCAGTCGAACCTGGCCCCCGACGACGACAACATGCCAATGCAGATGCTGATGCGTCTGAATAACTCGCCAGAGATTCCGATCTTCCTGAAACAAGATCTGACGCTCGCCGAATGCCCGGCCGACTTCCCACGCAATGAAGAGTTCAACAAAGCCTTGCAAGATGCGGCCCAAGGCCTATGGCGCAAGGGGCTCAAGCAATTTGAAGAGCTGCGTGCCGGTGCACCTCGCAACCCGGCCATTCTCGAAAACATCGCGGCCTTGCAGTTCAGTCTCGGACAGGATGACGTCGCCGCAAAGACGCTGCACACCTATGCCGTCGCCGAGCAGCGCAGCGACTTTGAAACCGCCACTGAAGCGGAAGCACTTGCCAAAGCACTCACCGACCAGGACGAAGAACAGATCGACGTCGTCAACGCATCGATGTCCATTCACGAAATGGAACCGCTGCTGGAAAAGCTACGCGTCGACGAACGGTGCGAGCACCTGCCCATCGATCTTTCGCAGCTTGGTACCGAAGAATCCCCGCCACCACGAGCCGCTTACCTGCTATTGGACAAACCTCGTAAGGAGTCTGGCGTCGATCTCACCCTGGAAAACGTTTCGAGCGTTCTGGGCGAACTGCTGGTATTCGGCAAGGAAACCGACCGACCGGCACGGATCGAGTTCACGTCAGCCAAGGGGCCAAGCTTCGACGAAGCGATCAGCACGCTCAAAGAAATCTGTGGCGACACAATCGATCCAACGGTTAGCGAAGACGTGCAAGGCCGTATCTTCGCTCTGCAGGACCTGATGAACTGGCAGTGGCGTCTGCCCGATGACACGCCCAACGAAGTCCGCAACCGGCTCATGACCGAAAAGCGTCGGGAGGTCATTCTCGAAAAGTGGGTTAACTTCCCCCTGCAAACCCTCAGCGGCAAGACTCCGCTGGAAGCCTCGAAGGATACTGAACTTCGTTTGCCATTGGCAGCGGAAGTACTGACCCTGGAAATGGTCGGCCAGCAGGAAAAATGGAAGTTTGATTTCGCCGAACTGCGAGAAAAACTGAGCCTGCCAGCCGCCGGGACGCTATCGACCGAGAACCTCGATGTGCTCAACCTACCCATCACACGGCTGCATCGCTTGCCGGCTGCTCAGCTTTCCGATCAGGACTTGATTCAAGGCTACGGCCGCAGCGTGATCCGCGGGCTCAATAAGGCCGTCGAAGTCCTGGCCAATGAGTTGTTGGTTCGAGAGTCGCTCAAGGATCAGATCGACCGATCGCAACTTTACGGCGAACTGGCACGTACCGCGACCGATAGCGATCAGGCTCTCGCGAACCTCAAGAAGGCTCAGGAAGAAGCCGTCCAACAGGGCCGATCCCCCGGCCTCTGGATGGTCGCCGAGCTTTCGATGCGGTTCGAACGTCGCGAAATGCAGGAAGCTCAAATGCTGATGCAAACGCTGATGTCAAAGTACGCCCAGGAACCGCAAACCGCCCAGGCACTATTTGGGGTACTGCAACGTTTCGGCCTGATTACGCCAGACGGTCGCATGGCTGGCGGCATGCCAGCGGGGCCTCCTCCCGCGCAAAGCGGACCGCAAGCAGAGGGCGGCCTCTGGACACCCGGTGCCCCTGCCGGACCTCCGCCTCAGTCCGCACCACCGGCCGCTGGTGGTGGCGAAGAGAAGAAGTCGGGACTCTGGTTGCCAGGAATGGACTAAACCATGGCAATCGCCGACGACGACCAGCGATTCATGCGGCGAGCGTTAGATCTCGCCGAGCAGGGTCGCGGCTTGGTTGAACCCAACCCCATGGTTGGATGTGTGATCGTTAAAGACGGTCGGATCGTTGGCGAGGGATTCCATGAATGCTTCGGCGAACCACACGCCGAAGTCAACGCGATTGCCAACGCAGGCAGTGCTTCGCTTGAAGGGTGTACCGTCTACGTAACGCTTGAGCCTTGTTGCCATCACGGCAAAACGCCTCCGTGCACCGATGCTCTGCTGAAAGTGAAACCGGCCAGAGTCGTGATCGCCATGCAAGACCCTTTCCCGAAAGTACAGGGAGGTGGCATCCAGGTTCTCGCCAGCAGTGGTATTCAAGTGAGCGTCGGAGCCTGCGGTGAAGAGGCGGCTCGACTGAATGCCCCGTTTGCCAAAGTTCATCAACAGGGGAAGCCCTGGGTGATCGCCAAGTGGGCCATGACGCTCGACGGCAAGCTGGCCACCGCCAGTGGAAGCAGCAAGTGGATCAGTGGCGAAGCGGCACGAGCGGAAGTGCATCGCATCCGAGGACTTTGCGATGGAGTGATGGTCGGCAGCGGAACGGTAAAGCTGGACGATCCCTTACTGACGACCCGCCCTCCTGGACCGCGGACGGCGGCAAGGATTGTTTTCGATAGCCAGGCGACACTCTCAACATCCAGCCGATTGATCGAGACCATCTCAGAGGCACCGGTAATCGTAGCAGTTGCCGAATCGGCTCGTTCAGAACGCCTCGACCGCCTGGCACATGCAGGCTGCCAGTTGATTGTTTGCCAAGGGAGCGGCCACGCCGAGCGAATGGAGTATTTTCTTCGCCAGCTCGCCTTACGAGGCATGACCAATCTGCTCGTTGAAGGAGGCAGCCAACTGCTTGGTATGTTGTGGGATGCCCGGCAAATCGATGAAGTCTACGCGTTCATCTCGCCGAAAATTGCCGGGGGCAGCGATGCAATCAGTCCGATCGGTGGTCACGGCGTTAGGAACATGGAAGAAGCCGCCAGCCTGGTGCGAACCGATCTTAGATCCTACCAGGAAACGATCTGCCTGCACGGGTTTACCGGCTTCTAGAACAGTTCCTGAATGACTTCACCACCCTTAACCAGCGCCAGTGGCTGGTCCTGATCGGTGACGTATTCATCGTGTGGGTTCATGCCCAAGACATGACAGAAGGTCTGGAAAAGATCCTGCACTTCGACGGGACGATCGGTAACGTGGACACCTTCCTTATCGGTCTCGCCGATCACTTGCCCCATCTTAACACCGCCGCCAGACAAGCAGGTAATCCAACCGTCAGAGTAGTGCTCGCGACCGCCGTCCGGTTTGAATTTGGGAGTTCGCCCGAATTCGCCCATCCAGACGACCAACGTATCTTCCAACATGCCGCGCTGCTCAAGGTCGCGCAGAAGCATCGCGTAACCTTGATCGACGCCGTTGGCTAGTTTGGGATTCTCGTCCCAGCCTTTCTTATGCGTATCCCATCCTTGATCGCTCACGTTACCGGTACTGAAGACCTCGATAAAGCTAACACCAGTTTCCACGAGTCGCCGGGCCAGCAAACAGGCCTGACCGAACTCGTTGCGGCCATAGGCGTCGCGAATGCTTTCCGGTTCGTTATCCAGGCGAAACGCCTCAAGCTTAGGGCTTAGCACGAACCGTTGAGTTTGCTCGTAAATCTCTTGCTTCTCAACCACACGCTGGGCGCCGCCGCTCATTGCGAATTGCTCATCCAGGCGGGCCGACAAATCCAAACGACGACGCAACCGCTGCTCAGGCACCGTCGTCAAAACGTCCTCGGGCAGCGTACCGGCTTGATCGATTTTGAATGACTCGTAACGTGGCCCTAACACGCCACTGTTGATGTCGCGCGTGGTTATTCGCGGCTTGCCAATTCGCACGAAAGCTGGCAGGTCGTAGGTTGGATCGAAACGTTCCCGTGCGACCACGCTGCCCCACGTTGGATATTGAATCGAAGGATTGATCGGATATCCGCTGCGAACCAGCTTGATGGCGCGGAAGTGATCGCGTTCGCTGCTCTTCATACTGCGGATCAAAGCGATCTTGTGCATCATCTTGGCCGTTTCCGGCATGTACTCGGCAATGTGTACCCCGGGAAGCGAAGTCGGTATCGATGTCGCAGGTCCCTGGTATTGCGATCCGATCTTGGGATTGAAGGTTTCGAACTGGCTGGGTCCCCCATCCATCCACAGCAGGATCATCTTCTTGCCGGTCTTACGCAATTCGCTTGCACGAGCGATCATCATATCGCGCCATGACAGCGTTAACGTGCCGGCAGCAGCCCCTGTCATCAGTTGTTTGAGAAACGCTCGGCGATGCGAGACACCATCTCGTCCGGCTACCAGATTCCAGAAAGGGCGAATCATCTCGTGTTCCTCAATAACGTATTCTGCCGGGTCTCAAAGGAAGGACAAACGCAGGGGCACTAACGCGGACTTACTTGCGAGTAGTAAATTCCGCGGTGTTCAAGAGCGCCCAGAGTAGATCTTCGAAAGCCTCGCCTCGCGAAGCTCCTTCTTGGACAAACTGGTAGGCAATGTCCAACTCTTTGTCCGCCGGGGCGCGGCCCAGCACGTTGATGTATAGCCGTTGAATTGCCTGGCGATCGTCAGGCGTTTCCTTGAGAAGCTTGGCCAGCTTCGTCTGTTGATCTTTGCCTGCATTGACTTGATCTTGAAGCTGACGGTTGTTCATCAGGAACATGGCCTGCTGCATCGTTTGCGGACGGAACTGCTTGCCGAGGGATGGATCGTAGCCGAACACGTCGTTCACGATATCCTTCGTGCTCTTGGGTGGAGGCGGGAATCGCATCTCAGCGGTCGGCTTCATCTGCTCCCCCTTCACATTGGGAAGCTCGATGGCCGTTTCCAGATTCTTGAAGACGACATCCCCACGCATCTTACGAAGTTCGGCCGATGCCAGTTGCCCGACGACCTCGTCCGATGAATCGAGTTCGCGCTGATACGCTTTGGTATTGAGGATCAACCGGAACAAGGGCTTCGCATCGTACTCGTTGGCGACAAAGTGGCCTGCCACCGCATCATGAACGGATGGCAAGCTGGGGAAGCCAGCCTCGTCCGAGATCTCGTCGACCGGATCACAGAAGGGCTGATCCATCAGTCGCTCCCAGGTGCGGTTCACATAGGCTTTGGCAAACAGTGCGTTATCGGGGCTGACAACCCAGTTGGCCAAGGTAACGCGGCGATTGACGTCGCTGACACCTTTCTCTAGCTGGTCGCCAGCAAAGACGGCGGGCATCATCGTCTTGTTGGTATCTGGCATCTTATGTTCGCCAGCGTCCTTACTGCCAACTTCGATTTCAGCACTGTCATTCCAAGGCAACTTGGCATTGGTGCGAACGAAGAACGCAGCCATCTGGTGAAAGCGTTCTTGAGGGATATCGACGAACGGGTGATCGTGGCATTCGGCACATTGGATCTGCGTTCCGAGGAAAACCCGTGTCGTTTCGCCAGCTAGTCGCGAAGTACTTGCCTGGTGGAAACCTACGAAGAAAGCCGGAGGGTTGTCCCCCACTTTCCCTGTTGCCGTCAAAATGCGATAGGTAATCTCGTCCCAACCAACGCCCTCGTTCATTTGCTGGGCCATCCAATCCTGGAAGATCTGATAATCCAGAAAGGTAAGTTCTGGCTGGGGAATGCGATAACTGAAGACGTCGCTCCAGTAGGTTCCCCAATTGGTGCCGAACTCGGGGCTTTCCAGCAGCCGATCGATCAGCAGCGAACGCTTGGCAGGGTTCGTGTCGGCGAGGAAGTCGGCCCGTTCCTGCTCGGTCGGAATCCGGCCGATCACATCAATCGTGACGCGCCGTAGAAATGTCTCGTCATCGACGATGTCGGTCGTTTCGGTCAGGTGGGCCTCGCGATTAATCAACTGGTCGAGTTCATCCGACGTCAGCAATCGGGCATCGTTATTCTTTACTCGTACGAATGCCGGAGCGACTTCCGGCTTGGGCTTTTCCTTTTTCTCTGGCTTGGCTTCCGGCGTCTTCGCAGTAAGCTTCTTCCCCACGGCGTCGAGTTTGGCAATCTCACTGGCCGGCACGAAAAGGACGGCATCAACAATCACGATTCCCTGGGCGTCTTTGTCCGAGATCGCAACGACCGCCTCTTTGTCGGTGTTGAAATTGAATTCACCCAGCGAGTGGAATAGGGCAGGGCCCTTGGGAGTTTCTCGCTGGTTCACCCTCAGCTTGGCATCCCCATCCGCATGTTGAATCTCAACGGGAGCGGCAGCGGCTCGATTGCCATTGGCGTTGTATGCCAAGTAAACGCCATACTTGCCATCGGTAGGCAGCTTCTGGCGAAAGGTGATCGTCTTGCCGATGGTCGCTTCCTCTTGACCAGGAACGCCACTGTGGACGTAGCCTTCGCCGATGTAAGGCTTGCTGTGTACTGAAGTCTGCCATGGTCCCATCAACTGGGCGGCGGTGTTATCCAGCAAGATGCCCGGTAGCGGCTTGGTATCGAGCGAGTCGGCCGCGCACAGCACGACCGGCGTCAGCAGAAGCAGGGTAATACTCGCGATGCGCATCCGGAAACCGTGAGGTGGCAGCCGCATAGGTTCGCTTTCCCATCAACAGAGGTGTGAAGGCATACGTCCCCGAAGGAGGGAGACAGGAAGGAACCATTGAGTGTAAGAAAAAAACAAAAGTGGGGTCAATCTAAAAGTGATAGAGAATCTTTAGCATTGCCTATAAGGGGGCTTAACAGCCCATTATTTACCAAGGATTCTATCTTCAGGGCAAGTCGCGAGGACTTTAACGACAAAAGCCCAGAACCATGGCCCATGACTCCGGGCTTCCATCGGGGTTGCCCCCAAGGTTCAATCAACAGACAAAGCTACGTAGCGCGTTGATACTCGTCGATCTGACGCTCAGCTTCTTCTTTTGCAATGCCGTAACGTTCTTGGATCTTGCCGCTCAGGCGATCGCGTTTTCCGGCGATTACTTCTAAATCGTCATCCGTTAATTTGCCCCACTTCTCACGCACCTTACCGCTAAACTGTTTCCAGTTTCCTTCAATGGTATCCCAATTCATGACTGGTTCCTTTACCTAAAAAGATGAGCCCACTAAAAAAGCCAAGCCTTGAGGGAAAGCATTCAAAGAACGTCTCCCCCAAGGCGTTGGCCCAACAACCACTTCGCAAATCCATCTCAGGTGTGGTTACTTATTACGTCCATGCGAATCGTTCCTCCGCTGAACGGTTGTCTTCCTGAATTATTCAACACCTACTTCGGCGTCGATAACGCTCCCAGGCACATCATCATTGACGTTGATGTCTACACCTAGTGCTTCAATGTCAGCATCGATAGCCGGACGACTGTCGTCGACCGGGCGGCGGTCATCAACTCGGTTCGCCTGGCCATCGAAGTTTGGGTTGGCCCGTTGTGGCCAATTGTTCTGATCGAAACCTTTGGCTTTCTCAAGCGTCTTTGGGTTGGCGTTGAGCACCAACTGATTCGAGTCTTCCTGGGCATTGTGTTTTAGGCGGAAGTTCTTCCATGCCACGGCATGCAGCGTATCGCCAATCCCAGCAAGACCACCAACGGAAAGAGCGGCATAGCGGATGTCGCCTGAGGACATGTCGACCATGAGATCGTTGATCGAACCCAACTTCTCATTGGCCTTGTTGACCACGGCCATACCGATTAATTCATCAGCGCGGTGGACAACCATCGAGTTTGCCTGGTTCGCATTGGTACGTTGTGGTTCACGATCAACATTGACGTCGACGTCAATAGGACCGACTTTTACGTTCACTCCACCTTCTCGGTCTGCGTAGTGCTTATCGATGGCTAGGGCAAACTCCGGCGATGCCATGTTCGGCCAATTATCGGCGTCAAATCCTGGAGCCTTACGAAGCATCTCTTCACTCAGTTTTAGCAGAAGTACGGCATCTTTATCTTGGGTAGCCGGACGATGGTCGAAGGCTTCAAAGGGCACGGCAAACAGCTTAGATCCCAGACCGAGAAAACCACCATAGGCGACTGCCACATACTTGACGCG
This genomic interval carries:
- a CDS encoding tetratricopeptide repeat protein is translated as MTIDAYAYPPCGTNKKIKFYCPDMVADIEKIERMLQGEQRVACLDFVRKMLEKHPDHSVPLFYNAILNLQLSDEHKAEEAVNLFLEKHPNNPAAHALKATLEASLGKGDEAIDELQTALEKTEERLHPSLYDAFGAVGQMLLMTGKVLGARSHFTLQSNLAPDDDNMPMQMLMRLNNSPEIPIFLKQDLTLAECPADFPRNEEFNKALQDAAQGLWRKGLKQFEELRAGAPRNPAILENIAALQFSLGQDDVAAKTLHTYAVAEQRSDFETATEAEALAKALTDQDEEQIDVVNASMSIHEMEPLLEKLRVDERCEHLPIDLSQLGTEESPPPRAAYLLLDKPRKESGVDLTLENVSSVLGELLVFGKETDRPARIEFTSAKGPSFDEAISTLKEICGDTIDPTVSEDVQGRIFALQDLMNWQWRLPDDTPNEVRNRLMTEKRREVILEKWVNFPLQTLSGKTPLEASKDTELRLPLAAEVLTLEMVGQQEKWKFDFAELREKLSLPAAGTLSTENLDVLNLPITRLHRLPAAQLSDQDLIQGYGRSVIRGLNKAVEVLANELLVRESLKDQIDRSQLYGELARTATDSDQALANLKKAQEEAVQQGRSPGLWMVAELSMRFERREMQEAQMLMQTLMSKYAQEPQTAQALFGVLQRFGLITPDGRMAGGMPAGPPPAQSGPQAEGGLWTPGAPAGPPPQSAPPAAGGGEEKKSGLWLPGMD
- the ribD gene encoding bifunctional diaminohydroxyphosphoribosylaminopyrimidine deaminase/5-amino-6-(5-phosphoribosylamino)uracil reductase RibD is translated as MAIADDDQRFMRRALDLAEQGRGLVEPNPMVGCVIVKDGRIVGEGFHECFGEPHAEVNAIANAGSASLEGCTVYVTLEPCCHHGKTPPCTDALLKVKPARVVIAMQDPFPKVQGGGIQVLASSGIQVSVGACGEEAARLNAPFAKVHQQGKPWVIAKWAMTLDGKLATASGSSKWISGEAARAEVHRIRGLCDGVMVGSGTVKLDDPLLTTRPPGPRTAARIVFDSQATLSTSSRLIETISEAPVIVAVAESARSERLDRLAHAGCQLIVCQGSGHAERMEYFLRQLALRGMTNLLVEGGSQLLGMLWDARQIDEVYAFISPKIAGGSDAISPIGGHGVRNMEEAASLVRTDLRSYQETICLHGFTGF
- a CDS encoding DUF1501 domain-containing protein; its protein translation is MIRPFWNLVAGRDGVSHRRAFLKQLMTGAAAGTLTLSWRDMMIARASELRKTGKKMILLWMDGGPSQFETFNPKIGSQYQGPATSIPTSLPGVHIAEYMPETAKMMHKIALIRSMKSSERDHFRAIKLVRSGYPINPSIQYPTWGSVVARERFDPTYDLPAFVRIGKPRITTRDINSGVLGPRYESFKIDQAGTLPEDVLTTVPEQRLRRRLDLSARLDEQFAMSGGAQRVVEKQEIYEQTQRFVLSPKLEAFRLDNEPESIRDAYGRNEFGQACLLARRLVETGVSFIEVFSTGNVSDQGWDTHKKGWDENPKLANGVDQGYAMLLRDLEQRGMLEDTLVVWMGEFGRTPKFKPDGGREHYSDGWITCLSGGGVKMGQVIGETDKEGVHVTDRPVEVQDLFQTFCHVLGMNPHDEYVTDQDQPLALVKGGEVIQELF
- a CDS encoding DUF1549 domain-containing protein gives rise to the protein MRLPPHGFRMRIASITLLLLTPVVLCAADSLDTKPLPGILLDNTAAQLMGPWQTSVHSKPYIGEGYVHSGVPGQEEATIGKTITFRQKLPTDGKYGVYLAYNANGNRAAAAPVEIQHADGDAKLRVNQRETPKGPALFHSLGEFNFNTDKEAVVAISDKDAQGIVIVDAVLFVPASEIAKLDAVGKKLTAKTPEAKPEKKEKPKPEVAPAFVRVKNNDARLLTSDELDQLINREAHLTETTDIVDDETFLRRVTIDVIGRIPTEQERADFLADTNPAKRSLLIDRLLESPEFGTNWGTYWSDVFSYRIPQPELTFLDYQIFQDWMAQQMNEGVGWDEITYRILTATGKVGDNPPAFFVGFHQASTSRLAGETTRVFLGTQIQCAECHDHPFVDIPQERFHQMAAFFVRTNAKLPWNDSAEIEVGSKDAGEHKMPDTNKTMMPAVFAGDQLEKGVSDVNRRVTLANWVVSPDNALFAKAYVNRTWERLMDQPFCDPVDEISDEAGFPSLPSVHDAVAGHFVANEYDAKPLFRLILNTKAYQRELDSSDEVVGQLASAELRKMRGDVVFKNLETAIELPNVKGEQMKPTAEMRFPPPPKSTKDIVNDVFGYDPSLGKQFRPQTMQQAMFLMNNRQLQDQVNAGKDQQTKLAKLLKETPDDRQAIQRLYINVLGRAPADKELDIAYQFVQEGASRGEAFEDLLWALLNTAEFTTRK
- a CDS encoding CsbD family protein yields the protein MNWDTIEGNWKQFSGKVREKWGKLTDDDLEVIAGKRDRLSGKIQERYGIAKEEAERQIDEYQRAT
- a CDS encoding PRC-barrel domain-containing protein, whose protein sequence is MLRTIPAVVAAALMAAGSVTSFAHADDNSVADPFAEPTAAADAPATDVEAKKPVISAEINTEKKTTDNASKVAIATRASQLQGMTIQNEAGKDLGNVRDIVIDIDRGRVKYVAVAYGGFLGLGSKLFAVPFEAFDHRPATQDKDAVLLLKLSEEMLRKAPGFDADNWPNMASPEFALAIDKHYADREGGVNVKVGPIDVDVNVDREPQRTNANQANSMVVHRADELIGMAVVNKANEKLGSINDLMVDMSSGDIRYAALSVGGLAGIGDTLHAVAWKNFRLKHNAQEDSNQLVLNANPKTLEKAKGFDQNNWPQRANPNFDGQANRVDDRRPVDDSRPAIDADIEALGVDINVNDDVPGSVIDAEVGVE